A window of Oceanotoga teriensis contains these coding sequences:
- the eno gene encoding phosphopyruvate hydratase produces MSYLYDEIVSVKAREVLDSRGNPTVEAEVMLASGAEGRAIVPSGASTGIFEALELRDGDKSRFMGKGVSKAVANVNDVIAEELEGLNAFDQALIDQVMLDLDGTENKEKLGANAILAVSLAVARAASDSLEIPLYKYLGGPNAKVLPVPLMNIVNGGEHADNNLDIQEFMIMPAGFNKFSDALRAGTEIFHNLKKLLQEAGHQTAVGDEGGFAPNFDSNEEALQFIVKAVEKAGYKPGEEVFIALDCAASEFYNSDNKTYHIDGKDLSSSELADYYEGLIDKYPIKSIEDPFDQEDWDAYTGFTAKVRTKAQVVGDDLFVTNVKRLQKGIDLKSANSILIKLNQIGSLTETFDAIELAKKYNMTNVISHRSGESEDTFIADLCVATNAGFIKTGSLSRTDRIAKYNQLLRIEEELGSVAQFKGLDSFYSIDK; encoded by the coding sequence ATGTCATACTTATACGACGAAATCGTGTCAGTAAAGGCAAGAGAAGTATTAGATTCTAGAGGTAACCCAACAGTAGAGGCAGAAGTTATGTTGGCAAGTGGTGCTGAAGGTAGAGCAATAGTTCCATCAGGAGCTTCAACAGGTATATTTGAAGCTTTAGAATTGAGAGATGGAGACAAATCAAGATTTATGGGTAAAGGAGTTTCAAAAGCTGTTGCAAATGTTAATGATGTTATAGCTGAAGAATTAGAAGGTTTAAACGCTTTTGATCAAGCTTTAATAGACCAAGTAATGTTAGATTTAGATGGAACTGAAAATAAAGAGAAATTGGGTGCAAATGCTATTTTAGCTGTATCATTAGCTGTAGCAAGAGCAGCATCTGATTCTTTGGAAATACCTTTATATAAATATTTAGGTGGTCCAAATGCTAAAGTTCTTCCAGTACCTTTGATGAATATTGTTAATGGTGGAGAACATGCAGATAATAACTTAGATATTCAAGAATTTATGATAATGCCTGCTGGATTTAACAAATTTTCAGATGCTTTAAGAGCAGGAACAGAAATTTTTCATAATTTAAAAAAATTATTACAGGAAGCTGGCCATCAAACAGCAGTTGGAGATGAAGGTGGATTTGCTCCTAACTTTGATTCAAACGAAGAAGCTTTACAGTTCATAGTAAAAGCTGTAGAAAAAGCTGGTTATAAACCTGGTGAAGAGGTATTTATTGCATTAGACTGTGCAGCATCAGAATTTTATAATTCAGATAATAAAACATATCATATTGATGGAAAAGATTTATCTTCTTCAGAACTTGCAGATTACTATGAAGGATTAATAGATAAATATCCAATAAAATCTATAGAAGATCCATTTGATCAAGAAGATTGGGATGCTTATACAGGATTTACTGCTAAGGTTAGAACTAAAGCTCAGGTTGTTGGTGATGACTTGTTTGTGACCAATGTTAAAAGATTACAAAAAGGTATAGATTTAAAATCAGCAAACTCTATATTGATAAAATTGAATCAAATAGGTTCTTTAACAGAAACTTTTGATGCAATAGAATTAGCTAAAAAATATAATATGACAAATGTAATTTCTCATAGATCTGGAGAATCAGAAGATACATTCATAGCAGATCTTTGTGTAGCAACAAATGCAGGATTTATAAAAACAGGTTCTTTATCAAGAACAGATAGAATTGCTAAGTATAATCAATTATTAAGAATAGAAGAAGAATTGGGTTCTGTTGCTCAATTTAAAGGTTTAGATTCTTTTTATTCAATAGATAAATAA